A stretch of Deltaproteobacteria bacterium DNA encodes these proteins:
- a CDS encoding methyltransferase domain-containing protein yields the protein MKPRVDDVAAWNERWARDYDIDRYYAQAHWLVRWVEARRVEVAVQLLAAGPEDLVVELGCGAGHVLGQCPGRLVGLEIAPTMLLKSRRRLGARAALVRADVEQLPLQSARLTRLVCTEVIEHVVDPRRLLEEIARVLAPHGSVVITFPNEALIEALKRWALRLRLFRRLAPGPTVAAEADWHLHSFSPELFRRLQPAALELLATRAVPSALLPLRYVCLLRRREE from the coding sequence GTGAAGCCGCGGGTTGACGACGTCGCGGCGTGGAACGAGCGCTGGGCCCGCGACTACGACATCGATCGCTACTACGCCCAGGCGCACTGGTTGGTGCGTTGGGTCGAGGCGCGCCGGGTCGAAGTTGCGGTGCAGCTGTTGGCTGCCGGCCCGGAGGATCTGGTCGTCGAGCTGGGCTGCGGGGCGGGCCACGTACTCGGTCAGTGTCCCGGGCGGCTGGTGGGTCTGGAGATCGCGCCCACAATGTTGCTGAAATCACGCCGCCGCCTGGGGGCGCGGGCGGCATTGGTGCGCGCCGACGTGGAACAGCTGCCGCTGCAGTCCGCACGACTCACCCGGCTGGTGTGTACCGAGGTCATCGAGCACGTGGTTGATCCGCGCCGCTTATTGGAGGAGATTGCTCGGGTGCTGGCACCGCATGGGAGCGTGGTGATTACGTTCCCCAATGAAGCCTTGATCGAGGCGTTGAAGCGCTGGGCTTTGCGCCTGCGGTTGTTTCGCCGGCTGGCTCCCGGCCCGACCGTGGCGGCTGAGGCCGACTGGCACTTGCATAGCTTTTCGCCGGAGTTGTTCCGCCGCTTGCAACCGGCCGCGCTCGAGTTGCTAGCGACCCGCGCCGTACCTTCAGCGCTGCTGCCGTTGCGCTACGTTTGCCTGCTCCGGCGGCGGGAAGAGTAA